One genomic region from Anthonomus grandis grandis chromosome 1, icAntGran1.3, whole genome shotgun sequence encodes:
- the LOC126745345 gene encoding titin homolog isoform X1: MSADITDVARIQDEDILRKMWQETDDFGRKKEIRSHMYKLREARLKDFYNSADINTEFYQSSTTKSSTENTAKSNMSTSHADFLTDQSYETLKSKEVRDAESPTRDSYNKTILRHQDQGWTVNSSNERSADGKTHTSSHSASTSGTQQLDKGKLDYAAKLEEKATVFQDGDDQNFVKSVGTSSSSVIKQQASGGDEHSSFMSSSSKSSSSSRYVTESKSATEEIRALPSSTKTTSDQVPYSRINEDNATSVVQKTYTTNAPSDIKRHPNYVEGKTKVTQETKTLADGTIVTTTHYETKDGNSTSTATHKKYSNIGSAHLEQSSSFNKTHEQSSKYINNDRRNSTNKTNKKLIEYVIEPASTVDTSNDTHFKETISNQQSSKTTRQSYRQDEQDFTTDSRRKQETIEYVEIPLEIPSNDQKVTTKTTTTRTTVSESVPQVQTDVTYLTTSTHNINQNQEVNETRGVRDDHFITTERKHEVDTRAPKMGHPEEIPRVATQPERRAPASSPKSEMDQKRPPTEGQYDTTYRNDFTSKKISVEVSATHNAFARSLRSITPERITRGPKSDSRNSLRSTSSPEKMRYPSRSSPDRQSRAKSPKKRTERFSSTETITYPKNRKSSLNESPERPTSKQTRRSKTEHYSTETLTRTSNVLSNKYEKDTVDTSTLTRRKDSARPRSPSPTGTTTSDFEYIRDAKDLTADLNDEIIVRRSTTSGKKDDRPSSLDITTRKTKKVKERSPTSPLPDFTGPRTSPPKQNSLSTESASTLERPKLIRTDTYEERVKELLGLTKSTNEVRRSSLEKTSIKRSSFSSKTSSDDLTRVTKESTKRQYSDRKSPAKEPQRGKSPEKVSPTTVNKSKPTISEFPSQARKSPEKEPLGPYPEKSRSTKTAPSVSEFPSQIRKSPEKQPLEPYPEKSMPTKTAPSVSEYPSQIRKSPEKEPLESYPEKSRPTKIAPSVSEFPSQIRKSPDKEPLESYPEKSRPTKIAPSVSEFPSQIRKSPEKQPLEPYPEKSMPTKTAPSVSEYPSQVRKSLEKEPLEPYPEKSRPTKIPPSVSEFPSQIRKSPEKEPLEPCPDKSKPTKVTSSVCEFPSQIKKSPEREPLEPYPEKSRPTHTAPSVSEFPSQITKSPEKGPMETYPEKSKSTKKTPNSSEFPSQIRISPEKEPLELYPEKSKPTQKTPSISKYPSQIRKSPEKEPLEPYPEKSKPTMKTSSVSEFPSQIRKSPEKGPIEPYPEKSKPTKKTPTVSELPSQIRKSPEREPLDRHPEKSKPTKKTPISSEFPSQIRKSPEKELLEPYPEKPKPTMKTSSVSEFPSQIRKSPEREPLECYAEKCMPTKKTPTVSEFPSQIRKSPEKGLIEPHPEKSKSTKKTPTVSEFPSQIRKSPEKEPLESYPEKYKPTKKTPNSSESPSQIRKSPEREPLDRHPEKSKPTKKTSSVTEFPSQIRKSPEKEPLEPYPEKISTKISLDILELRGSNISEPDQDLRQPGAQPQSPTEISSKVKRINKFDKTLKTRTSSESSTSSEEDVHEEFSSETVTYTENQKPVAEPILEKKIFSKLCQADELLIDKKKIAREFIESEIVESKQTSSTKLKIAKKQPIKKVEPPKQELKKPITKKIVKTESVNKTNNIRKDISKDRIPVRTPTKSTTETSVLTRTIKKDIPKTKPQKPTEVYRVEKTKFITATDDKSSKAPRTIPKKEPYKKTVEIKNTLENIEHSENLKEDKSIHIRTNRVDDTVTKKKVTKTILLNGDIEKPKSRESPTKTFTLTKKTPINVKPINKVAEAKPKQTSTIQSKYSTTVKKVVKDTRPSATKPVDAKKHIVTATIKVSPRTIPKPTPKQTAVKPVKPAEKPLHVKKVSKPISNGYQSSDTEDDESNIESVEGSFIDLTETTTERITDSTRKIESDSEDIHRRVITTKTVLINSDNFPEREIIVNLQRSKSSREPSPDRVYARPLTSDEEDDSYAPARYPDQIFEPDDGSPRRKPKKLTDMPIFENDDFSETRITEVVDATTRIDETNVHKVEETDESLLSIDKKINKFLNTAEKLTKEPLKPKPGKVERPTLEVTEDLKEDECLLSVSDKVSKFLTTAEQLTSEAPKSKPKIPNDNINIRKKNVITTTETTLPGHVPKVPRPDVANVDDTLKEDECLLSVSDKVSKFISTAEKLTSTATTKPVSLSKIDPIPTKAKSKSPERQSPSKENEAVPIPKPRSPERRSPTKDQTAGFIDTERTEEIRTRKSQSLSPTRRSPSPVLKSFAEPTNDLKTPRRPSKEDFKISNITRLRGNESIKKAKALFENISQDNDTPWQKDVLSRPSVFSANKSSKVVEDRQEVKRFTESKKSIAGDTIVVEKQLVGRQSPERLVRKSQSPRKSPERQPSPDKYHEIKPFRPSSPEKIPEILTPTDQESIRKMRSRDTTPEGDLPHYMKPLDRSLRPNSPHRDNIPKAKPQPVQQPIHPDEVDIRQTKFGVTLKRTDSGRTASNIETSAISTERRKSSITTEKRVTEEEIDDIFELKILEELLEKVVGYDLRRKIRTQIRLVKKLTSEGKLESYITSRKTIPQEAITRRGSSPSKTIKTTKITETQSSSFTRSPEDKLEDVEIKIEQKRRGSSPFKTIKPSKSPDRKTVVDGSCFNQTDITERRSSVEQSSEYQSSYSYNERRSSTESSSLVTKAKSPERNTTSPQRTVPGKRVSESIEIIPGGKVTTIQTTETVPEGTRTTTTKTTEKSFTTLKKVTPPTKKIIEDNQPEWVKQRNLRNTKQTVASSAKKSQTSTNTSTKKTTRTSPAKEVKGTDIITSSYGVGPTDEHGTPLFGLKALRAQNKNENIKVQGTVIRSEYYSENDQEPVGQISVTKYSSDPNDLRQDGPVSMDGNVTSVTTTQKFGYKDTPSLKTLTNNKKEICDSTEKSTSKTTKISRRGSVKEISKKFIDSAVESLKNERQTTYPKAGLILRSSSFKSTNGEGEPSRESSPADDREADSSTVTVRTIKSSGETFLSNKSRITDAQDVITRMKNEEYEEGDTEEDIAARGLLNKFIGSQVMLSGMEACAKSTSTTSRIISSPVSTVRRSTKITTTMTEDGKPTTTTRVFQRPVTEEELETVWDEQSLRLLLEQSTEYEERKIIRIRLRQVMAEQEVCTALVDEATRGEEPKTPTTPTTPGQLEEAVETTKEVKKEGDITTTKVTTRVTQQRVVAPKPISPFAKFRQLDKQNSVNKPTPPSTPGTPRGSGPLFKFTDSALTQSASTIKDRLLHWCRMKTKEYENIQLDNFSSSWADGLAFCALIHHFLPDSFEYSALTPKERRHNFELAFRIAYEKADIYPLLDVEDMLETRKPDWKCVFTYVQSIYRRFKDDD; encoded by the exons ATGTCGGCCGATATTACTGACGTAGCAAGAATTCAGGATGAGGACATACTACGAAAAATG TGGCAAGAAACCGATGACTTTGGACGCAAAAAGGAGATAAGGTCTCACATGTACAAGCTACGTGAAGCTCGCCTAAAAGACTTTTATAATTCCGCGGACATTAACACCGAGTTCTACCAGTCATCAACTACTAAATCATCTACTGAAAATACTGCGAAATCTAATATGTCTACTAGTCACGCTGATTTCTTAACAGATCAAAGCTATGAAACATTAAAAAGTAAAGAAGTAAGAGATGCTGAAAGTCCAACTAGAGATAGTTATAATAAAACGATAC tgAGGCATCAAGACCAAGGTTGGACAGTTAATTCATCTAACGAACGTAGCGCTGATGGTAAGACCCACACGTCCTCACATTCAGCTTCTACTTCTGGAACCCAACAATTGGACAAAGGAAAATTAGATTATGCAGCAAAACTGGAAGAAAAAGCAACAGTATTTCAAGATGGGGATGACCAAAATTTTGTTAAGTCCGTGGGAACTTCTTCCAGTTCTGTGATTAAACAACAAGCTAGTGGAGGAGATGAGCATTCTAGTTTTATGTCCTCTAGCAGTAAGAGCTCCTCTTCTTCTCGATACGTCACTGAAAGTAAAAGTGCCACAGAAGAAATACGGGCTTTGCCTTCAAGCACTAAAACCACCAGTGATCAAGTACCATATTCGAGAATCAATGAAGATAATGCGACATCGGTGGTTCAGAAAACTTACACGACTAATGCTCCAAGCGATATTAAAAGGCATCCCAACTATGTTGAAGGAAAGACTAag gtAACTCAGGAGACGAAAACTTTAGCAGATGGCACCATAGTAACAACAACACACTACGAGACTAAAGATGGTAATTCCACTTCAACTGCTACTCATAAAAAGTACTCTAACATCGGTTCGGCACATCTGGAGCAAAGCAGTTCTTTCAATAAAACTCACGAGCAATCGAGCAAATACATAAACAATGATCGGAGGAACAGtactaataaaactaataagaaattaattgaaTACGTTATTGAACCAGCAAGTACTGTGGATACAAGCAATGACACACATTTTAAAGAAACGATTTCCAATCAGCAATCATCTAAAACCACCAGACAGTCATATAGACAAGATGAACAAGACTTTACAACTGATAGCAGACGCAAACAAGAGACGATAGAATACGTAGAGATACCTTTAGAAATTCCTTCCAATGATCAAAAAGTCACAACCAAAACTACTACCACTAGAACCACAGTTTCTGAAAGCGTTCCGCAAGTTCAAACTGATGTTACTTACCTCACTACCTCCACACACAATATTAATCAAAACCAAGAGGTAAATGAGACAAGAGGAGTTAGAGATGATCATTTTATTACTACGGAACGAAAACATGAAGTGGATACAAGGGCTCCCAAAATGGGGCATCCTGAAGAAATTCCAAGAGTAGCAACTCAACCAGAAAGGCGAGCACCCGCTTCATCACCAAAGTCTGAAATGGACCAAAAAAGGCCTCCAactgaaggccaatacgatacAACATATCGCAACGATTTTACGAGTAAAAAAATATCGGTTGAAGTCAGTGCAACTCATAATGCATTTGCAAGATCATTGAGGTCTATTACACCCGAAAGAATTACTAGAGGACCTAAATCAGACAGCAGGAATTCGTTGAGAAGCACTAGCAGCCCTGAAAAGATGAGATATCCTTCAAG atcATCGCCTGATCGTCAGAGTAGAGCGAAAAGTCCCAAAAAAAGAACTGAAAGATTCTCAAGTACTGAAACTATTACATATCCGAAAAACCGAAAATCTTCATTAAACGAGTCTCCAGAAAGACCGACGAGTAAACAAACTAGAAGAAGTAAAACTGAACATTATAGCACTGAGACTCTTACAAGAACTTCCAATGTTCTCAGCAATAAATACGAGAAAGATACTGTGGATACGAGTACTCTTACAAGAAGAAAAGACAGCGCAAGACCTAGAAGCCCTTCTCCTACAGGTACTACCACCAGTGACTTTGAGTATATCCGGGATGCAAAAGATCTTACAGCCGACCTTAATGATGAAATAATTGTAAGAAGAAGTACTACTTCTGGTAAAAAAGATGATAGACCATCAAGTCTCGACATTACAACAaggaaaactaaaaaagttaaagaaaggTCTCCAACCTCACCTTTACCTGACTTTACCGGTCCTCGTACGTCACCTCCAAAGCAAAACTCTTTAAGTACTGAAAGTGCCTCAACCCTTGAGAGACCTAAACTTATTAGAACTGATACATACGAAGAACGTGTTAAAGAACTTTTAGGCTTAACTAAAAGTACTAATGAGGTACGGAGAAGCAGCCTGGAAAAGACTTCTATAAAAAGAAGTTCATTTAGTTCTAAAACTAGCAGCGATGATTTGACAAGGGTTACGAAAGAATCAACTAAAAGGCAATATTCTGATAGAAAGAGTCCTGCAAAAGAGCCTCAGAGAGGAAAATCACCAGAGAAGGTTTCACCCACGACAGTCAATAAGTCAAAGCCCACAATATCTGAATTTCCGTCGCAAGCTAGGAAATCTCCGGAAAAGGAGCCATTGGGGCCGTATCCTGAAAAATCTAGGTCCACTAAG ACAGCGCCAAGCGTCTCTGAATTTCCATCGCAAATTAGGAAATCTCCAGAGAAGCAGCCATTGGAGCCTTATCCTGAAAAATCTATGCCTACTAAGACAGCGCCAAGCGTCTCTGAATATCCGTCGCAAATTAGGAAATCTCCAGAAAAGGAGCCTTTGGAGTCTTATCCTGAAAAATCTAGACCCACTAAGATAGCGCCAAGCGTCTCTGAATTTCCATCGCAAATTAGGAAATCTCCAGACAAGGAGCCTTTGGAGTCTTATCCTGAAAAATCTAGACCCACTAAGATAGCGCCAAGCGTCTCTGAATTTCCATCGCAAATTAGGAAATCTCCAGAGAAGCAGCCATTGGAGCCTTATCCTGAAAAATCTATGCCTACTAAGACAGCGCCAAGCGTCTCTGAATATCCGTCGCAAGTTAGGAAATCTCTAGAAAAAGAGCCTTTGGAACCTTATCCTGAAAAATCTAGGCCCACTAAGATACCGCCAAGCGTATCCGAATTCCCGTCACAAATTAGGAAATCTCCAGAAAAGGAACCTTTGGAACCCTGTCCTGACAAATCTAAACCTACTAAAGTAACGTCAAGTGTGTGCGAATTCCCGTCACAAATCAAAAAATCTCCAGAAAGGGAGCCTCTTGAACCGTATCCCGAAAAATCTAGGCCTACTCATACAGCACCTAGTGTATCTGAATTTCCATCACAAATTACAAAATCTCCAGAAAAAGGACCTATGGAAACATACCCTGAAAAATCTAAGTCTACCAAGAAAACTCCTAATTCTTCTGAATTTCCATCACAAATAAGAATATCTCCAGAAAAGGAGCCTTTGGAACTTTACCCAGAAAAATCTAAGCCCACCCAGAAAACTCCTAGCATTTCTAAATATCCATCACAAATCAGGAAATCTCCAGAAAAGGAGCCTTTAGAACCTTATCCAGAAAAATCTAAACCTACTATGAAAACTTCCAGCGTTTCTGAATTCCCATCGCAAATCAGAAAATCTCCAGAAAAAGGACCTATCGAACCATACCCTGAAAAATCTAAACCTACTAAGAAAACTCCTACCGTTTCTGAATTGCCATCACAAATCAGAAAATCCCCAGAAAGGGAGCCTTTGGATCGTCATCCAGAAAAATCTAAGCCTACTAAGAAAACTCCTATTTCTTCTGAATTTCCATCACAAATCAGAAAATCTCCAGAAAAGGAGCTTTTAGAACCTTATCCAGAAAAACCTAAACCTACTATGAAAACTTCCAGCGTTTCTGAATTCCCATCGCAAATCAGAAAATCGCCAGAAAGGGAACCTTTGGAATGTTATGCGGAAAAATGTATGCCTACTAAGAAAACACCCACCGTTTCTGAATTTCCATCACAAATTAGAAAATCTCCAGAAAAAGGACTTATCGAACCACACCCTGAAAAATCTAAATCTACTAAGAAAACTCCTACCGTTTCTGAATTCCCATCACAAATTAGAAAATCTCCAGAAAAAGAGCCCTTGGAATCATATCCAGAAAAATATAAGCCTACTAAGAAAACTCCCAACTCTTCTGAGTCTCCATCACAAATAAGAAAATCCCCAGAAAGGGAGCCTTTGGATCGTCATCCAGAAAAATCTAAGCCTACTAAGAAAACTTCCAGCGTTACGGAATTCCCATCACAAATCAGAAAATCTCCGGAAAAGGAGCCTCTGGAGCCCTATCCTGAAAAGATATCAACTAAAATCAGCTTAGATATCTTAGAGCTTCGTGGATCAAACATATCTGAGCCAGATCAAGATCTTAGACAACCAGGTGCTCAACCGCAATCGCCAACCGAAATATCCTCAAAAGTAAAGAGAatcaataaatttgataaaactttaaaaacaagGACCTCGTCAGAAAGTTCAACATCCTCTGAGGAAGACGTACATGAAGAATTCAGTTCAGAAACAGTAACATACACCGAAAATCAAAAACCTGTTGCTGAAcctattttagagaaaaagaTATTCAGTAAGCTTTGCCAAGCTGATGAACTTTTAATTGATAAGAAGAAAATCGCACGAGAATTCATTGAATCTGAGATTGTTGAAAGTAAGCAAACATCATCGACAAAGCTTAAGATAGCAAAGAAGCAGCCGATAAAGAAGGTAGAACCTCCAAAGCAAGAACTGAAAAAACCCATAACTAAGAAGATAGTCAAAACTGAAAgcgtcaataaaacaaataatattcgaaaagaTATTTCAAAGGATAGAATACCAGTAAGAACCCCAACCAAAAGCACTACTGAGACTTCTGTTCTTACAAGAACAATTAAGAAAGATATTCCAAAGACGAAACCTCAGAAACCAACTGAGGTTTATAgggtggaaaaaactaaatttattacagCTACTGATGATAAATCCTCCAAAGCTCCCAGAACTATACCCAAAAAAGAACCGTATAAAAAAACAGTGGAAATCAAAAATactcttgaaaatattgagcACTCGGAAAACCTTAAAGAAGATAAATCAATTCATATTAGAACAAACCGTGTGGATGACACCGtaacaaagaaaaaagttaCTAAAACGATCTTGCTAAATGGTGACATAGAAAAACCTAAATCGAGAGAATCACCCACCAAAACATTTACTCTAACCAAAAAAACACCAATCAATGTCAAACCAATCAACAAAGTAGCCGAAGCAAAACCGAAACAGACATCAACAATTCAATCGAAGTACTCGACAACagttaaaaaagttgttaaggACACGAGACCAAGCGCCACTAAGCCTGTGGATGCTAAAAAACATATTGTAACTGCCACAATCAAGGTATCGCCAAGAACAATTCCAAAACCAACACCAAAACAAACTGCAGTAAAACCAGTGAAACCTGCTGAAAAGCCCTTACATGTCAAGAAGGTGAGCAAACCTATTTCTAACGGTTATCAATCATCTGACACAGAAGATGATGAGTCTAACATCGAGAGCGTCGAAGGATCTTTCATCGATTTGACTGAAACAACCACAGAACGTATCACAGATTCAACCAGAAAAATTGAATCTGACAGTGAAGACATTCACAGAAGAGTGATTACTACTAAAACTGTTTTAATAAACTCAGATAATTTCCCAGAACGTGAAATAATAGTAAATCTTCAAAGATCTAAGTCTTCTAGAGAACCTTCGCCAGACAGAGTGTATGCTAGGCCGCTAACGAGTGATGAAGAAGACGACTCATACGCACCTGCAAGATATCCAGATCAAATATTTGAACCAGATGATGGCTCTCCAAGAAGGAAGCCCAAAAAATTAACTGATATGCCTATATTTGAAAATGATGACTTTTCCGAGACTAGAATTACTGAAGTAGTAGACGCTACAACTAGAATTGATGAAACCAATGTGCATAAAGTTGAGGAAACTGATGAAAGTTTACTGAGTATCgacaagaaaattaataaatttttgaatactgctgaaaaattgacaaaggaACCCCTTAAGCCAAAGCCTGGAAAGGTAGAGAGACCTACTTTGGAAGTAACAGAGGACTTAAAAGAAGATGAATGTTTGTTAAGCGTGTCTGATAAAGTTAGCAAGTTCCTTACTACAGCTGAACAACTCACTTCTGAAGCACCCAAATCAAAACCTAAGATTCCTaatgataatataaatattcgaaaaaaaaatgtaataactaccACTGAAACCACTCTGCCAGGACATGTACCAAAGGTTCCACGCCCAGATGTAGCTAATGTAGATGATACCCTTAAAGAAGACGAATGCTTATTAAGTGTATCAGATAAAGttagcaaatttatttcaactgcGGAAAAACTCACATCTACCGCAACTACTAAACCGGTTAGTCTTTCAAAAATAGACCCAATACCTACAAAGGCAAAGTCAAAATCTCCTGAAAGGCAATCTCCTAGTAAAGAAAATGAGGCTGTGCCGATACCAAAACCTCGCTCTCCAGAAAGACGATCTCCAACTAAGGATCAAACTGCAGGATTTATCGATACTGAAAGAACCGAAGAAATACGAACTCGTAAATCTCAATCACTCTCGCCAACACGTAGATCACCATCACCTGTTTTAAAATCTTTTGCAGAACCAACCAATGACCTTAAAACACCTCGAAGGCCATCAaaagaagattttaaaataagcaacaTTACAAGATTAAGAGGCAATGAGAGTATTAAAAAAGCGAAAGccctttttgaaaatattagtCAAGATAACGATACACCATGGCAAAAAGATGTACTTAGCAGACCATCAGTATTTAGTGCAAACAAAAGTAGTAAAGTGGTAGAAGATCGTCAGGAAGTCAAGCGGTTTACGGAATCCAAAAAATCAATTGCTGGAGACACTATAG TGGTCGAGAAACAACTAGTAGGAAGACAATCACCGGAAAGACTAGTCCGGAAATCACAGTCACCCAGAAAATCTCCAGAAAGGCAACCATCACCTGATAAATACCATGAAATAAAACCATTCAGGCCAAGTTCACCTGAAAAAATACCAGAAATTTTAACTCCAACCGATCAAGAATCAATCAGAAAAATGAGAAGTCGTGATACTACTCCAGAAGGAGATCTACCTCATTACATGAAACCTCTGGATAGGAGCTTGAGGCCAAATAGTCCTCATAGGGATAATATCCCCAAAG CGAAGCCTCAGCCAGTCCAACAACCAATTCATCCCGACGAGGTTGATATTAGGCAAACGAAGTTTGGTGTGACCTTAAAGAGGACTGACTCAGGGCGGACAGCAAGCAACATAGAAACTTCCGCAATATCCACTGAGCGAAGGAAGAGCAGCATAACCACGGAAAAACGAGTAACTGAAGAGGAAattgatgatatttttgaattgaaaattttagaaGAATTG TTGGAGAAAGTTGTCGGATATGACTTACGCCGTAAGATTCGAACCCAAATCAGACTAGTTAAGAAACTGACATCAGAAGGCAAATTGGAAAGCTATATTACCAGCAGAAAAACAATTCCTCAGGAAGCTATTACCCGCAGAGGATCCAGCCCATCAAAGACGATCAAGACAACCAAAATAACTGAAACTCAATCGAGCAGTTTTACTCGTAGTCCGGAAGATAAACTAGAAGATGTTGAGATTAAGATAGAGCAAAAACGTAGAGGTTCTAGTCCGTTCAAGACAATCAAACCATCCAAAAGCCCTGATAGGAAAACTGTAGTAGATGGTAGCTGCTTTAATCAAACTGATATTACCGAGAGAAGGAGCAGTGTGGAACAAAGTTCAGAGTACCAATCATCATATTCTTATAACGAGCGAAGATCATCGACTGAATCTTCATCTCTTGTAACTAAAGCTAAGAGTCCTGAGCGTAACACCACAAGTCCACAGAGAACTGTTCCTGGAAAAAGAGTATCTGAATCGATAGAAATCATACCTGGTGGTAAAGTCACTACTATTCAGACTACCGAAACTGTTCCAGAAGGAACTAGGACGACAACCACAAAAACTACAGAAAAATCTTTTACCACATTAAAGAAAGTAACTCCACCAACGAAAAAGATAATAGAAGATAATCAACCCGAATGGGTTAAGCAGAGAAACCTAAGAAATACCAAACAAACAGTGGCTTCTAGTGCAAAAAAAAGTCAAACTAGCACCAACACCAgtacaaaaaaaactacaagAACAAGTCCAGCAAAAGAAGTTAAGGGCACTGACATAATAACCTCTAGTTATGGAGTGGGCCCTACTGATGAACATGGTACTCCTTTATTTGGATTAAAAGCTTTGAGAGCTCAGAATAAGAACGAGAATATTAAAG ttcAAGGGACGGTGATTCGAAGCGAATATTATTCCGAAAATGACCAAGAGCCGGTTGGACAAATAAGTGTTACGAAATATTCGAGCGATCCGAACGATTTAAGGCAAGACGGGCCTGTATCTATGGATGGAAATGTGACAAGTGTCACTACAACGCAGAAATTTGGTTACAAGGATACGCCCTCCTTGAAAActttaactaataataaaaaa GAAATATGCGATAGTACCGAAAAATCTACAAgcaaaactacaaaaattagcCGAAGGGGGTCAGTAAAAGAAATTTCTAAGAAATTTATTGATAGTGCAG TTGAAAGTTTGAAGAATGAACGGCAAACAACCTATCCAAAGGCAGGTTTGATCTTGCGCAGTTCCAGCTTCAAGAGTACGAACGGCGAAGGTGAGCCAAGCCGAGAATCTTCTCCAG CTGATGACAGAGAAGCCGATAGTAGTACAGTAACTGTGAGAACTATCAAGTCAAGCGGTGAAACGTTCTTGTCAAATAAAAGTAGGATTACTGACGCCCAAGATGTGATCACAAGAATGAAAAATGAAGAATATGAGGAAGGGGACACTGAAGAGGATATTGCTGCCAGAGGgttgttaaataagtttatAG GATCTCAAGTGATGTTATCTGGAATGGAAGCGTGTGCAAAGTCAACATCAACGACGTCTAGGATTATATCATCTCCTGTTAGTACTGTTAGAAGATCAACGAAAATAACTACTACAATGACG